In Dolichospermum flos-aquae CCAP 1403/13F, the following proteins share a genomic window:
- a CDS encoding sensor histidine kinase: MLMSASSDFLALCREQIALLTQGMGASFTVVYLTQELVEKPISEARLIPVMVYPETIALNSSNEYGEPENSYSVRLANVLAFPNQQPRLLKPTSVSSHPSVESETTEKQNLHDEQDEYLLSHNQIVLPLIYEGVMMGLLVTARDDREWNQREEGEIERIAKTLAIACILDQRRAWLQHQLQQEQILQERQRDLLDNLLHQFRNPLTAIRTFGKLLFKRMRPVDPNREVATSIVRESDRLQELLQQFDQVIDLNTADLAPLPLPESKVVINENVQKPVKPALLLPGTGEQLTDCCLADLLAPLLISAQAISQERNLQLITEISHYLPLVKVNEKALTEVLSNIIDNALKYTPPGGKILVQCGQQKGNLQGIAISDTGPGIPPEDLEHLGERHYRGVQAKTEIPGTGLGISIAKQLIAEMQGSIEVFSPAIHSIITLPHIPGTTFIIWLQSVD, encoded by the coding sequence ATGCTAATGTCTGCCAGTTCTGATTTCCTTGCTCTATGTCGAGAACAAATAGCCCTGCTAACCCAAGGAATGGGGGCATCTTTTACGGTAGTTTATTTAACACAGGAACTGGTAGAAAAGCCTATAAGTGAGGCGCGACTAATTCCGGTAATGGTGTATCCAGAGACTATAGCATTAAATTCTAGTAATGAATATGGTGAACCAGAGAATAGCTATTCTGTAAGGCTTGCTAATGTTTTAGCATTCCCAAATCAGCAACCGAGGTTATTAAAACCGACTTCTGTATCTTCTCATCCGTCGGTGGAATCGGAAACAACAGAAAAACAAAACTTACACGATGAACAGGATGAATACTTACTCAGTCATAACCAAATTGTTTTACCCCTGATTTATGAGGGTGTAATGATGGGCTTATTGGTGACTGCGAGGGACGATAGGGAATGGAATCAACGGGAAGAGGGGGAAATTGAACGCATTGCCAAAACTTTAGCGATCGCTTGCATTTTAGACCAACGCCGGGCTTGGTTGCAACACCAACTCCAGCAAGAACAAATTTTGCAAGAGAGACAACGGGATTTATTAGACAATCTTTTGCATCAGTTTCGTAACCCTTTAACTGCTATCCGCACCTTTGGTAAGTTACTATTTAAGCGAATGCGACCGGTTGATCCTAATCGGGAAGTAGCAACCAGTATAGTCAGGGAGAGCGATCGCTTGCAAGAACTATTGCAACAATTTGATCAGGTTATTGATTTAAATACAGCAGATTTAGCACCTCTACCTCTACCAGAATCAAAGGTTGTTATTAATGAAAATGTGCAAAAGCCAGTTAAACCTGCATTATTATTGCCAGGAACAGGAGAACAATTAACTGATTGTTGTCTAGCAGATTTATTAGCACCTTTATTAATATCGGCTCAAGCTATTTCCCAAGAAAGAAATTTACAATTAATTACGGAAATTTCCCACTATTTACCTTTAGTAAAAGTGAATGAAAAAGCATTAACAGAAGTGTTGAGTAATATTATAGATAATGCTTTGAAATATACTCCCCCCGGTGGAAAAATCTTAGTCCAATGTGGGCAACAAAAAGGAAATTTACAAGGTATTGCTATTAGTGATACAGGTCCTGGTATTCCTCCAGAAGATTTAGAACATCTTGGAGAAAGACATTATCGAGGTGTACAGGCAAAAACAGAAATACCCGGAACTGGTTTAGGAATTAGTATTGCTAAACAGCTAATAGCAGAAATGCAGGGAAGTATAGAGGTTTTTAGTCCGGCCATTCACTCAATTATCACATTACCGCATATCCCAGGAACTACATTTATAATTTGGCTACAGTCTGTTGATTAA
- the hsdR gene encoding EcoAI/FtnUII family type I restriction enzme subunit R, with product MDFDKKALSERDICTKYITPAIVQTAGWDLHSQIREEYTLTAGRVYVRGKLVTRGESKRADYILFYKPNLKIAVIEAKDNNHSVGSGMQQALNYAEMLDIPFVYSSNGDAFLEHDRTVTSGIMAREIPLDKFPTPTELWQRYCKWRNIDDELQPIVTQSYYDDGSGKSPRYYQEIAINKTVEAIAKGENRVLLVMATGTGKTFTAFQIIWRLWRSKHKTRILFLADRNILIDQTKTNDFKPFGSPMTKITKRQVDTAYEIYLALYQGVSGTEESKNIYKQFTRGFFDLIVIDECHRGSAADDSAWREILEYFSAATQIGLTATPKETKEVSNIDYFGQPIYTYSLKQGIEDGFLAPYKVVRIDIDKDLEGWQPAPGELDKYHQLIDDKLYTQKDINRTLILENRDILVAKKITEFLKATNRFDKTIVFCEDIDHAERMRCALINENSDLVSQNRKYIMRITGDDEQGKAELDNFILPESPYPVIVTTSKLMTTGIDAQTCKLIVLDKNIGSMTEFKQIIGRGTRINEEFDKTYFTIIDFKKATKKFNDEDFDGKPVQIYEPKTGESPVPPDDDNGSTDNGDSRDNIDDLPEKTGQKRVKFVPVGVDAAIVSERTLYYGKDGKLITESIKDYTRKTVQQEFTTLDKFLRRWNAAAQKQAIIQELHEQGILLEALAQEVGKDFDPFDLICHVAFDKPALSRKERAKKVRQRDYFHQYSEKARAVLDALLDKYADEGIENIENINDLKVQPFDKIGTPIEIVKLFGNKQKYLEALQELKNQLYMAS from the coding sequence ATGGACTTTGACAAAAAAGCCCTCAGCGAACGCGACATCTGTACTAAATACATCACTCCTGCCATAGTGCAAACCGCAGGATGGGATTTACATAGCCAAATCCGTGAAGAATACACCCTCACCGCAGGACGGGTTTATGTGAGGGGTAAATTAGTCACAAGAGGAGAAAGTAAACGCGCTGATTATATTCTCTTCTACAAACCTAATCTCAAAATTGCTGTCATTGAAGCCAAAGATAATAACCACAGTGTGGGAAGTGGAATGCAGCAAGCGCTTAATTATGCAGAAATGTTAGATATACCTTTTGTTTATAGTTCCAATGGTGACGCATTTTTAGAACATGATAGAACTGTGACATCAGGAATAATGGCAAGAGAAATTCCTTTAGATAAATTTCCCACACCAACAGAATTATGGCAACGTTACTGTAAATGGCGCAATATTGATGATGAATTACAGCCTATTGTTACTCAAAGTTATTATGATGATGGCAGTGGTAAATCACCCCGTTACTATCAAGAAATAGCTATTAATAAAACTGTAGAAGCCATTGCTAAAGGTGAAAACAGGGTATTATTAGTTATGGCTACAGGTACGGGTAAAACCTTCACAGCTTTTCAAATTATTTGGCGGTTATGGAGATCTAAACATAAAACTAGAATCCTATTTTTAGCAGATAGAAATATTCTCATAGACCAGACTAAAACCAATGATTTTAAACCCTTTGGTTCTCCGATGACGAAAATAACTAAACGTCAGGTAGATACAGCTTATGAAATTTATTTAGCCCTTTATCAAGGTGTATCAGGAACAGAAGAATCTAAAAATATATATAAACAATTCACTAGGGGATTTTTTGATTTAATTGTAATTGATGAATGTCATCGTGGTAGTGCGGCTGATGATTCTGCATGGCGAGAAATTTTAGAATACTTTTCTGCTGCTACCCAAATCGGTTTAACAGCTACACCCAAGGAAACTAAAGAGGTTTCTAATATAGATTATTTTGGCCAACCCATTTATACTTATTCTTTGAAACAAGGGATAGAAGATGGATTTTTAGCCCCTTATAAAGTTGTCAGAATTGACATTGATAAAGACTTAGAAGGCTGGCAACCAGCACCGGGAGAATTAGATAAATATCATCAATTAATTGATGATAAACTTTACACCCAAAAAGACATTAACCGCACATTAATATTAGAAAATCGAGATATTTTAGTAGCGAAAAAAATTACCGAATTTCTCAAAGCTACCAACCGTTTTGATAAAACCATTGTTTTCTGTGAAGATATAGACCACGCCGAAAGAATGCGCTGTGCCTTAATTAATGAAAATAGTGATTTAGTTTCCCAAAATCGTAAATATATTATGCGAATTACGGGAGATGATGAACAGGGAAAAGCAGAATTAGATAATTTCATTTTACCAGAAAGTCCCTATCCAGTGATTGTGACGACATCTAAATTAATGACTACAGGAATAGATGCCCAAACCTGTAAATTAATTGTTTTAGATAAAAATATTGGTTCAATGACTGAGTTTAAACAAATCATTGGTAGAGGGACAAGAATTAATGAAGAATTTGATAAAACATATTTCACAATTATAGATTTCAAAAAAGCTACTAAAAAGTTTAATGATGAAGATTTTGATGGCAAACCTGTACAAATATATGAGCCAAAAACAGGGGAATCTCCTGTACCTCCAGATGATGATAATGGTAGTACAGATAATGGAGACAGTAGAGATAATATTGATGATTTACCAGAAAAAACAGGACAAAAGCGAGTTAAATTTGTACCTGTAGGTGTGGATGCTGCAATAGTTTCTGAAAGGACTCTTTATTATGGTAAAGATGGTAAATTAATCACCGAATCTATTAAGGACTATACCCGGAAAACTGTCCAACAAGAATTTACGACTTTAGATAAATTTCTCCGTCGTTGGAATGCAGCAGCACAGAAACAAGCTATTATTCAAGAATTGCATGAACAGGGAATTTTATTAGAAGCATTAGCACAAGAAGTGGGGAAAGATTTTGATCCTTTTGATTTAATTTGTCATGTGGCTTTTGACAAACCGGCTTTAAGTCGGAAAGAAAGGGCGAAAAAGGTGCGTCAGCGTGATTATTTTCATCAATATAGTGAAAAAGCCCGTGCGGTTTTAGATGCACTTTTAGATAAATATGCAGATGAGGGAATTGAAAATATTGAAAATATAAATGATTTAAAAGTGCAACCGTTTGATAAAATAGGTACACCTATAGAAATTGTCAAATTATTTGGTAATAAACAAAAATATTTAGAAGCATTACAGGAGTTAAAAAATCAACTTTATATGGCATCATGA
- a CDS encoding DUF3155 domain-containing protein, producing MARRRKRKSRRRQEGRRILEHIPQYSIESGEDKPVTAARKFIQAEGILPPALLLVKRNEHTTDRYFWAEKGLFGAQYVEENHFLFPSLRTLESPTAQEPVAVAVAVASN from the coding sequence TTGGCACGGAGACGTAAGCGGAAGAGTCGTCGGAGGCAGGAAGGACGGCGCATACTTGAGCATATTCCTCAGTACAGCATTGAAAGTGGCGAAGATAAACCTGTGACAGCAGCAAGAAAATTTATTCAAGCTGAAGGTATTTTGCCACCCGCGCTGCTACTAGTAAAACGTAATGAACATACAACAGACCGTTATTTCTGGGCGGAAAAAGGTCTGTTTGGCGCTCAGTACGTAGAAGAGAATCATTTCTTGTTCCCTAGTCTTAGGACTTTAGAATCACCAACAGCACAAGAACCTGTTGCTGTTGCTGTTGCTGTTGCCAGTAACTAA
- a CDS encoding cofactor assembly of complex C subunit B gives MDFTVLQSTFLLTFLLSVGLFFFIRASTKDRTEMMRLTSDQDENTFMTSLKEYFRSRAYRVLAVDSAKNQVTFEGFVSPSRFLAVFLTVLAAVGLGCLALVLSMLFPDFGQFFLGIILFSPLSGLLYWKKSGRLEKVSLKMENILSGQDFSSIITVTAHRDELAELQRALQLKTLDT, from the coding sequence ATGGATTTTACCGTTTTGCAATCTACTTTCCTGTTAACTTTCCTCTTATCAGTTGGTTTATTTTTCTTTATACGTGCTTCAACTAAAGACCGTACAGAAATGATGCGCTTGACTTCGGATCAGGACGAAAATACATTCATGACTTCATTAAAGGAGTATTTTCGCTCTCGTGCTTATCGAGTTTTAGCGGTAGACTCTGCCAAAAATCAAGTCACTTTTGAGGGATTTGTCAGCCCTAGCCGGTTTTTAGCGGTATTTTTGACTGTATTAGCTGCTGTGGGTTTAGGTTGTCTGGCGTTGGTTTTATCAATGCTTTTTCCCGATTTTGGGCAATTTTTTCTGGGAATAATCCTATTTTCGCCTTTAAGTGGGTTATTGTATTGGAAAAAATCTGGAAGACTTGAGAAGGTGTCACTCAAGATGGAAAATATCCTGAGTGGACAAGACTTCTCAAGTATAATTACTGTGACTGCCCATAGAGATGAACTGGCTGAGTTACAAAGGGCATTACAGCTAAAGACGCTGGACACTTGA
- a CDS encoding DUF3611 family protein has product MSQNSETPSSNIRAIAQQFRLAGWISLWIQLVLGVISGIIVLLFGIFSQKANSPNNNPGTGFGVFLAICGIILLGVGIYLAYRYTRIGKKLESPNASNRPRKAETVQVLRLGLWINLGGILVTLLGAQAIVGTLVARSISPQAATTQLFDPTRIISGLDMLIVQANTNTVSAHFAGLLASLWLMNRINKP; this is encoded by the coding sequence ATGTCACAAAACTCCGAAACACCATCATCTAATATCCGGGCTATCGCCCAACAATTTCGCCTAGCAGGTTGGATTAGTTTATGGATTCAGTTGGTATTAGGTGTCATCTCTGGAATAATTGTCTTATTATTTGGCATTTTTAGTCAAAAAGCCAACAGCCCCAATAATAATCCAGGCACAGGCTTTGGTGTATTTTTAGCAATTTGTGGCATAATTCTGTTGGGCGTTGGTATTTACTTGGCTTATCGCTACACCAGAATTGGCAAAAAACTAGAATCCCCTAATGCTAGTAATCGTCCCCGCAAGGCGGAAACCGTGCAAGTATTACGTTTGGGACTATGGATAAATTTAGGCGGCATATTAGTCACCCTGTTGGGAGCGCAGGCGATTGTTGGTACATTGGTAGCTAGGTCAATATCTCCTCAAGCCGCAACTACTCAATTATTTGACCCAACTCGGATTATTAGCGGTTTGGATATGCTCATAGTCCAGGCAAATACAAATACTGTATCAGCGCACTTTGCAGGTTTATTAGCATCTTTGTGGTTAATGAATCGGATTAATAAACCATAA
- a CDS encoding Uma2 family endonuclease — protein sequence MTTQSVILNIKNVELSDDQFYQLCQINEDWKLEQTAKGELIIMPPVGAISGNRESEFNADVVIWNRQSKLGKVFSSSTVFTLPNGGKRSPDVAWIANERWESLTIQEKEKFAKICPDFVIELRSRTDSLSQLQEKMQEYLNSGLRLGWLIDPQNQQVEIYRQNQSVEIVSLPTSLSGENVLPGFILELPVFKD from the coding sequence ATGACAACTCAATCAGTTATTTTAAATATCAAAAATGTAGAGTTAAGTGATGATCAATTTTATCAACTATGTCAAATCAATGAAGATTGGAAACTTGAACAAACAGCTAAAGGAGAATTAATAATTATGCCTCCAGTTGGTGCAATTAGTGGTAATAGAGAGTCAGAATTTAATGCAGATGTTGTGATTTGGAATCGTCAAAGCAAACTGGGAAAAGTATTTAGTTCTTCTACTGTTTTTACTCTACCTAATGGTGGTAAACGTTCTCCTGATGTGGCTTGGATAGCTAATGAACGTTGGGAATCTTTAACCATTCAAGAAAAAGAAAAATTTGCTAAAATTTGTCCTGATTTTGTCATAGAATTGCGTTCTCGTACAGATTCTTTAAGTCAATTACAGGAGAAAATGCAGGAATATCTTAATAGTGGTTTACGTTTAGGTTGGTTAATTGATCCTCAAAATCAACAAGTAGAAATTTACCGTCAAAATCAATCTGTAGAAATAGTATCATTACCGACAAGTTTATCGGGAGAAAATGTTTTACCAGGATTTATTTTAGAACTACCTGTTTTCAAAGATTAG
- a CDS encoding type I restriction-modification system subunit M, producing MSISTTIKTIQDIMRKDAGVDGDAQRISQLVWMIFLKIFDDREEEYELLDDDYHSPIPEALRWRNWATDSEGMTGDTLLDFVDNVLFKTLKDANTYQDKNPRGFVIKAVFEDAYNYMKNGTLIRQVINKLNEIDFNSSQDRHLFGDIYEQILRDLQSAGNAGEYYTPRAVTQFMVDMIDPKLGERILDPACGTGGFLTCALEHIKNKYVKTSDDSEKLHKLIRGVEKKPLPHLLCMTNMLLHGVEVPAISHDNTLSRPLRDYKPSDRVNVIITNPPFGGMEEDGIESGFPATFRTKETADLFLLLISHLLQDGGRGGIVLPDGTLFGEGVKTRIKEKLLEECNLHTIVRLPNGVFSPYTGIKTNLLFFTKGQPTQEIWYYEHPYPPGYKSYSKTKPIRIEEFAPEKAWWDNRIESEFAWKVPIQVIKDNGYNLDIKNPHTVDFEHRDVEEMLEEYASLLDDLGDTRNSLKRELMTALGGEFV from the coding sequence ATGTCAATCAGTACCACAATTAAAACTATTCAAGACATCATGCGTAAAGATGCGGGTGTGGATGGTGATGCCCAACGCATTAGTCAATTAGTATGGATGATTTTTCTCAAGATTTTTGACGACAGAGAAGAAGAATATGAACTGTTAGATGATGATTACCATTCTCCCATTCCAGAGGCTTTAAGGTGGCGGAATTGGGCTACAGACTCGGAAGGAATGACGGGGGATACTTTACTTGATTTTGTGGATAATGTTTTATTCAAAACTCTAAAAGACGCGAATACCTATCAAGATAAAAACCCTCGCGGGTTTGTTATTAAGGCGGTATTTGAGGATGCCTATAATTATATGAAAAATGGCACTCTTATCCGGCAAGTAATTAATAAATTAAATGAAATTGATTTTAATAGTTCCCAAGATAGGCATTTATTTGGCGATATTTATGAACAAATACTTCGTGATTTACAAAGCGCGGGTAATGCTGGAGAATATTACACTCCCCGTGCTGTAACTCAGTTTATGGTGGATATGATTGACCCTAAATTGGGAGAAAGAATTTTAGATCCGGCTTGCGGTACGGGAGGATTTTTAACTTGTGCTTTAGAACATATTAAAAATAAATATGTAAAGACTTCAGATGATAGCGAAAAATTACATAAGTTAATTAGAGGTGTGGAGAAAAAACCCCTACCTCATTTATTGTGTATGACGAATATGTTATTGCATGGTGTGGAAGTTCCAGCGATAAGTCATGATAATACTTTATCTCGACCTTTGCGAGATTATAAACCCAGTGATAGGGTAAATGTAATTATTACTAATCCGCCTTTTGGTGGTATGGAAGAAGATGGAATTGAGTCTGGTTTTCCGGCTACTTTCCGTACTAAAGAAACGGCTGATTTATTTTTATTATTGATTAGTCATTTATTACAAGATGGGGGACGGGGTGGTATTGTTTTACCAGATGGAACTTTATTTGGTGAAGGTGTGAAAACCCGCATTAAAGAAAAGTTGTTGGAGGAATGTAATTTACATACTATTGTTCGTTTACCGAATGGGGTTTTTAGTCCTTATACTGGCATTAAAACTAATTTATTATTCTTTACTAAAGGTCAACCTACTCAAGAGATTTGGTATTATGAACACCCCTATCCACCGGGTTATAAGTCCTACTCGAAAACTAAGCCCATTAGGATTGAAGAATTTGCACCGGAGAAGGCTTGGTGGGACAATAGAATAGAATCTGAATTTGCTTGGAAAGTTCCTATTCAGGTGATTAAGGATAATGGCTATAATTTAGATATTAAAAATCCGCACACGGTTGATTTTGAACATCGAGATGTGGAGGAAATGTTGGAAGAATATGCAAGTCTTTTAGATGATTTGGGTGATACTCGCAATAGTTTAAAACGGGAATTGATGACGGCTTTAGGGGGTGAATTTGTATGA
- a CDS encoding conjugal transfer protein TrbI, with product MSRSTRWQSRTAALMAIAITTGAATPLLSFSPVLAQGYNLNQSRTISIPANVTLPVTYDKEKVIVKPGETLALTLKIADNVTDSNRNILIPANTEVIGELQPVILNTRSSGNNQQGVRFVARELVFPSGQRQQIFANSRTITKTETITKGSSTGQILTDAAIGAGAASVISLITGNKKIEVLEPVGGAAAGALASILLRKPKADVFVLRPEQDLAITLTSNLVITRQ from the coding sequence ATGAGTCGTTCTACCCGTTGGCAATCTCGCACCGCTGCACTCATGGCCATAGCCATTACCACTGGTGCAGCTACCCCGTTATTATCTTTTAGTCCTGTTCTGGCACAAGGATACAATCTCAATCAATCGCGGACAATTAGTATTCCCGCTAACGTAACTTTACCTGTTACCTACGACAAGGAAAAAGTTATTGTCAAACCGGGTGAAACATTAGCCCTAACTCTGAAAATAGCTGACAATGTTACTGATAGCAACAGAAATATTTTAATTCCTGCCAATACTGAAGTGATTGGTGAATTACAACCAGTAATATTAAATACTCGATCTTCTGGGAATAATCAGCAAGGTGTTCGTTTTGTAGCCAGAGAATTAGTATTTCCTTCTGGACAACGACAACAGATTTTTGCTAATTCCCGAACTATAACCAAAACAGAAACAATTACCAAGGGATCAAGCACTGGACAAATATTAACTGATGCTGCTATTGGTGCCGGTGCAGCTAGTGTGATTTCCCTAATTACAGGTAACAAGAAAATTGAAGTTTTAGAGCCTGTAGGTGGTGCAGCAGCGGGTGCTTTAGCTAGTATCCTATTACGGAAACCAAAAGCTGATGTTTTTGTCCTCAGACCAGAACAAGATCTAGCTATTACCCTGACTTCAAATTTGGTGATCACTCGTCAATAG
- a CDS encoding restriction endonuclease subunit S — protein MKLETFFKHFDLLAEAPNGVQKLRELILDLAVRGKLVTQDANDEPAAVLLERIKKEKERLVKDGNNKQSKPLPKITPDEITYKIPKKWEWIRIGEIALIQGGKRLPKGSSFSIQPTSHIYIQVTNMKNGTIIDNGLKYIDDNVYQPIKKYIIERDDLYITIAGTIGQVGEVPEFFNKMNLTENAAKIVFQGLNKKYFLLVLSSNIVQQQFKDKTNQQAQPKLAIKRIADAIIPIPPLNEQKRIVTKVDELMKLCDELEARQKKKQETRILINNAALNKLLTADTPETFTKNWQRIGDNFDLLYSAPENIGKLRQAILQLAVMGKLVPQNANDEPAAVLLERIKKEKERLIKEGKVKKEKSLTEIIADELEYNIPQQWAWSRLTDICELITDGTHQTPNYTDTGRIFLSAQNVKPFRFMPEVHRFVSEADYQGYIKSRKPEFEDILLTRVGAGIGEGAVIDQKLDFAIYVSVALIRPVKNFIDPYYLTIWLNSPSGTHKSSINTYGKGVSQGNLNLGLIRKFIVSLPPYQEQKRIVSKVDKLMKLCDELESKLTQTQTESEKIINAAVKQLLMV, from the coding sequence ATGAAGTTAGAAACGTTTTTTAAACATTTTGATTTGTTGGCTGAAGCCCCTAATGGTGTGCAGAAGTTACGGGAATTGATTTTAGATTTAGCTGTGAGAGGTAAGTTAGTGACCCAAGATGCAAATGATGAACCTGCGGCGGTTTTGTTGGAGAGAATTAAGAAAGAGAAGGAACGGTTAGTTAAAGATGGAAATAATAAACAATCAAAGCCTTTACCGAAAATTACACCAGATGAAATTACATATAAAATACCTAAAAAATGGGAATGGATACGCATAGGTGAAATAGCTTTAATACAGGGTGGTAAACGATTACCTAAAGGATCATCATTTTCAATTCAGCCTACTTCACATATTTATATCCAAGTAACTAATATGAAGAATGGAACTATTATAGATAATGGACTAAAATATATAGATGATAATGTGTATCAGCCAATAAAAAAATATATTATTGAGCGCGATGATTTATATATTACTATAGCAGGAACTATTGGACAAGTAGGAGAAGTTCCTGAATTTTTCAATAAAATGAATTTAACAGAAAATGCAGCGAAAATTGTATTTCAAGGGTTAAATAAAAAATATTTTCTTCTGGTACTTAGTTCTAATATAGTTCAACAGCAATTCAAAGATAAGACCAATCAACAGGCACAACCAAAATTAGCAATCAAACGCATTGCTGATGCTATTATTCCCATACCCCCACTCAATGAACAAAAACGCATAGTTACAAAAGTAGATGAATTAATGAAACTGTGCGACGAATTAGAAGCACGTCAAAAAAAGAAACAAGAAACCCGCATATTAATAAATAATGCAGCTTTAAACAAACTCCTCACTGCTGACACACCAGAGACTTTCACCAAAAATTGGCAACGCATTGGCGATAATTTTGACCTTCTCTACAGTGCGCCAGAAAATATTGGTAAATTGCGTCAAGCTATTCTCCAACTGGCTGTTATGGGTAAGCTAGTTCCGCAAAATGCAAATGATGAACCTGCGGCGGTTTTGTTGGAGAGAATTAAGAAGGAAAAGGAACGGTTAATTAAGGAAGGGAAGGTTAAGAAAGAGAAATCATTAACTGAAATTATAGCGGATGAATTAGAATATAATATTCCTCAACAATGGGCTTGGTCGAGGTTAACAGATATTTGTGAACTGATTACAGACGGAACGCACCAAACCCCAAATTATACAGATACAGGTAGAATTTTTCTATCTGCCCAAAATGTTAAACCATTCCGTTTTATGCCAGAGGTTCATAGATTTGTATCCGAAGCTGATTATCAGGGTTATATCAAAAGTCGTAAACCTGAATTTGAGGATATTTTACTAACGCGAGTTGGTGCAGGAATTGGAGAAGGTGCTGTTATTGATCAAAAGCTTGACTTTGCTATTTATGTAAGCGTAGCACTAATTCGACCAGTTAAAAACTTTATAGATCCTTACTACCTTACAATTTGGCTTAACTCACCTAGCGGAACTCATAAGTCTTCCATAAATACTTATGGAAAAGGAGTTTCACAAGGTAATTTAAATCTAGGACTAATTAGAAAATTTATAGTTTCACTTCCACCATATCAAGAACAAAAACGCATAGTTTCCAAAGTAGATAAATTAATGAAACTATGTGATGAACTAGAAAGCAAACTAACACAAACTCAAACAGAGAGCGAAAAAATCATCAACGCTGCTGTTAAACAATTATTAATGGTGTAG